The Plutella xylostella chromosome 9, ilPluXylo3.1, whole genome shotgun sequence genome has a segment encoding these proteins:
- the LOC105391772 gene encoding 39S ribosomal protein L32, mitochondrial, translating into MIPRVNILFNILRNIERSVFQIFGQPPRELALAYVHENPTPAPGKKFSLADLIGDGILYAMPKSRRTVEKRMKRKFGHPDYHYKLLLPKTNILVCTECGHNYERAHLCANCYNKVEKETKEIQAQIREKLGTGPVEKDVVVLYEGETTPDQPKEFWNGKRIIEMKKERPKWFSKNLLQKTTQQPSNSTDVKPKDLA; encoded by the exons atgatccCCCGTGTTAACATTCTCTTCAATATTCTAAGAAATATAGAGCGTAGCGTTTTTCAAATTTTCGGACAGCCGCCGAGGG AGTTGGCATTAGCATACGTACATGAAAACCCAACCCCAGCTCCAGGCAAGAAATTTTCATTAGCAGATTTAATTGGAGATGGCATTCTTTATGCCATGCCTAAAAGTAGGAGGACTGTGGAAAAACGTATGAAAAGAAAATTTGGACACCCAGACTACCATTACAAATTACTGCTCCCCAAGACTAACATACTAGTGTGCACTGAATGTGGACACAACTATGAAAGGGCACACCTTTGTG CAAACTGCTACAACAAAGTGGAGAAGGAGACCAAGGAGATCCAGGCACAGATCCGGGAGAAGCTCGGCACCGGCCCCGTGGAGAAGGACGTTGTGGTGCTCTACGAGGGAGAAACTACCCCCGATCAG CCAAAAGAGTTTTGGAATGGAAAAAGGATTATAGAGATGAAGAAGGAACGCCCAAAGTGGTTCAGCAAAAACCTCTTGCAGAAGACCACCCAGCAACCATCCAACTCCACTGACGTGAAGCCCAAGGATTTAGCCTAA